In Ananas comosus cultivar F153 unplaced genomic scaffold, ASM154086v1, whole genome shotgun sequence, a single window of DNA contains:
- the LOC109704094 gene encoding uncharacterized protein LOC109704094 translates to MAGTIVLVVVVVVVVPVLLTPTLLRAAPSHPAFADDPAPLRREEYEGGRIVDISHAYRPDMPEWESARGIGRFLWLRRAMANGSLANFSELKLPTHTGTHVDAPGHFYHHYFLAGFDVDTLDLAVLNGPALLVDVPRDKNITAEVMESLQIPRGVRRVLFRTLNMTGNK, encoded by the exons ATGGCGGGGACCATCGtactcgtcgtcgtcgtcgtcgtcgtcgtccccgTCCTCCTAACTCCGACGCTCCTCCGCGCGGCTCCATCTCACCCTGCCTTCGCCGACGATCCAGCGCCGCTCCGCCGCGAGGAGTACGAAGGCGGGCGCATCGTGGACATCAGCCACGCGTACCGTCCGGACATGCCCGAGTGGGAGTCGGCGCGCGGCATCGGCCGCTTCCTCTGGCTCCGCCGCGCCATGGCCAATGGCTCCCTCGCCAACTTCTCCGAGCTCAAGCTCCCCACCCACACCGGCACCCACGTCGACGCCCCGGGCCACTTCTACCACCACTACTTCCTCGCCGGCTTCGACGTCGACACCCTCGACCTCGCCGTCCTCAACG GTCCAGCATTGTTAGTTGATGTTCCGAGAGATAAGAACATAACAG CTGAGGTAATGGAATCTCTGCAAATTCCCAGAGGGGTTCGTCGAGTGCTTTTCAGGACACTAAATATGACCGGTAACAAATAG